GCCAGTGGTCGAGACCACGCGTTGCCAGCCGTTTTCCGGTTCCCAGGCGTCGCCATCATGAGTGTGCGCGGCAGTGCCGGCGGCGTGTTCATGGACTGCGGCCACCGGTTCGGCCTGTTCGTAGGTTTCTGCCTGAAGAATCAGAGGTGACACCCAGAAACTTTGCAGTAAAGTCAGCAGCAGGGCGGCCAGCAGGCCACTGAACCCTGCGGTTTGCGCGATACGCTTGATCATGTCGGTAGCTCTCAATGGCACGGAAACGCGGCGCTGTGGCGGGTATCGTGAGCAGCGTTGTGCACCGCTTCGATGTGCGAGAAGCCGGCGAAGTAGACGAGGCTGGCGCCGAGGATTGACGCAAGAACGGCGGCGGTCAGACGTTGGCTCAGTGTGGCGGTGCTGGCGATTTTGTCCGTGTTGCTGCCGGTGCTGGTGATGATCGACATGGCGCTTCCCTCTGGAATGTCAGCGGGCGGCAGAGAGCGCATGAAAAACCCCTGCGAGTCGCGCGCGCAGAGGTTCGAACAGCGCCCGCCCACCGCGGGTTCGTTATGTTCAGCAACGCATGATGCGTGCTGTGTGTTGCGGGCCGGTCTCCGGGCTCACGAGGGGTTGGCATCAGGCCGACCTGCAAGCATCACCTTCCCATGCCGGATTGGCACAGTGGTTTTGATGCTTCGCTCGCTTACCGTTGCGGGGGCAGCACCGGACTGACATGGCTTTGAGTAAAGCACATGATTCACCGGTTTCCCGTTTCACCCTGTGAAGGGCACCCGTAACAAGTTGCGTAGGAGAGCATGGGGGTGGGTTGGAGTCAATTTTTCGGGTTGGGATGGGTCGCTTGTCCTTATGCGCCCCAATCCAAACGTTGACCCCTAAGCAAGCCATGCGTAGCCTTGCGCTTTCGAGGTTCTTCGGTAATTGCCGAAGCTAAGAAGGGAACGCGGTCAATGCCGCGGCTGCCCCCGCAACTGTGAACGGTGATGTTCGCTGCCACGCCACTGCCAGCTCGATCGACGAGCCAGCGGGAAGGCGCAGCGAATGCCAGGCCCAGCGCCTGAAAGCCGTCAGCCAGGAGACCTGCCTCGTCACAGATTCTCACTACAACCGGGCGGGGTGATCCGGTGGCGAACGCTTCCGGCGCGCATGCGCGTTGCCGGTTCTCGTCCCGTATGCCCGCCGCTTGCCAAAGGGCATACCGATGAAAACACTGGCCAAACTCCCCGTCACCATCGTCACCGGCTTCCTCGGTTCGGGCAAAACCACGTTGCTGCGGCACATGCTCGACAACGCTCAGGGCCGGCGTATTGCGGTGATCGTCAATGAGTTCGGCGAGTTGGGCATCGACGGTGAAATCCTCAAGCAATGCACCATCGGCTGCACCGAAGAAGAAGCCACCGGCCGCGTTTACGAACTGGCCAATGGCTGCCTGTGCTGCACCGTTCAGGAAGAGTTTTTCCCGGTGATGCGCGAATTGGTCGCCCGTCGCGGCGATCTCGACCACATCCTCATCGAAACCTCGGGCCTGGCCCTGCCAAAACCGTTGGTGCAAGCATTCCAATGGCCGGAAATCCGTAGCGCCTGCACAGTTGATGCG
This window of the Pseudomonas fluorescens genome carries:
- a CDS encoding CbtB domain-containing protein, whose translation is MSIITSTGSNTDKIASTATLSQRLTAAVLASILGASLVYFAGFSHIEAVHNAAHDTRHSAAFPCH